The Solibacillus sp. FSL R7-0682 genome includes a window with the following:
- the truA gene encoding tRNA pseudouridine(38-40) synthase TruA, which produces MTRLKATISYDGTQFAGYQVQPGKRTVQSEIEKVLAVMHKGTTVKITASGRTDARVHATGQVIHFDTSLSIPTEKYMKALNVQLPRDIRVLQIEQVADDFHARYDVSGKRYRYIWDCNAVQSPFRRLYTVETNGIKPNVEAMQKAAEAILGEHDFSCFCAANTSVVDKVRTVHSLKLEWHGEELHMTIAGNGFLYNMVRIIAGTLWEVGTGRRQVHSIAATIASKERGQAGKTAPAHGLYLEEVFYDRA; this is translated from the coding sequence ATGACAAGATTAAAGGCAACGATTAGTTATGACGGTACTCAATTTGCCGGCTATCAAGTACAGCCGGGAAAACGTACGGTACAGTCTGAAATTGAAAAGGTGCTCGCCGTGATGCATAAAGGAACTACGGTGAAGATTACGGCAAGTGGGCGTACCGATGCACGTGTTCATGCAACGGGACAAGTCATTCATTTTGACACATCTTTATCGATTCCTACTGAGAAATATATGAAGGCACTTAACGTTCAGCTACCTCGAGATATTCGAGTTTTACAAATTGAACAAGTAGCCGATGATTTCCATGCTCGCTATGATGTGTCGGGCAAGCGCTACCGTTATATTTGGGATTGTAATGCTGTACAGAGTCCCTTTAGACGTTTGTATACGGTTGAAACGAATGGGATTAAACCAAATGTAGAAGCGATGCAAAAGGCGGCAGAGGCAATTTTAGGGGAGCATGATTTTAGCTGCTTTTGCGCGGCCAATACGAGTGTAGTTGATAAAGTACGAACAGTTCATTCATTAAAGCTCGAGTGGCATGGTGAGGAGCTACATATGACGATTGCAGGAAACGGCTTTTTATATAATATGGTACGTATTATTGCAGGTACGCTATGGGAAGTCGGAACAGGAAGACGACAAGTCCATTCTATTGCTGCAACAATTGCCTCAAAAGAACGAGGGCAAGCAGGAAAAACAGCACCGGCGCACGGACTCTATTTAGAAGAAGTATTTTATGATAGAGCTTAA
- a CDS encoding energy-coupling factor ABC transporter ATP-binding protein, whose translation MTEILSFNDVTFSYTPDQPEARKAVQNVSFSIHKGEWIAIVGHNGSGKSTMAKLMSGLLFPEQGEVRIKHDVLTEENLWDIRSQIGMVFQNPDNQFVGATVQDDVAFSLENNGVPYEEMVQRVHESLKQVKMDGFINHEPHYLSGGQKQRVAIAGALAMHPQLLILDEATSMLDPQGRDEVLKTVQVLREHIGLTVISITHDLEEALLADRVIFMNDGKKYAEGTPSEIFALGNELIEFGLDLPFAMRMTKLLQAQGVQLVGQHMTEEELVNDLWTSNFNK comes from the coding sequence GTGACAGAGATTTTATCATTCAATGACGTAACATTTTCATATACGCCAGATCAGCCAGAAGCACGTAAAGCTGTTCAAAATGTATCCTTTTCGATTCACAAGGGTGAATGGATTGCGATTGTAGGACATAACGGTTCTGGTAAATCAACAATGGCAAAATTAATGAGCGGTTTACTATTTCCAGAGCAAGGAGAAGTACGTATTAAGCATGACGTGCTAACAGAAGAGAATCTATGGGATATTCGTTCTCAAATCGGAATGGTATTTCAAAATCCAGATAATCAATTTGTAGGTGCAACTGTACAGGATGATGTCGCATTTTCACTTGAAAACAACGGCGTACCTTATGAAGAAATGGTACAACGTGTGCATGAATCTTTAAAGCAAGTAAAGATGGATGGCTTTATTAATCATGAGCCGCATTATTTATCAGGTGGTCAAAAGCAACGCGTTGCCATTGCTGGAGCACTAGCAATGCACCCACAACTTTTAATATTAGATGAAGCGACTTCGATGCTCGATCCACAAGGAAGGGACGAAGTGTTAAAAACAGTGCAAGTACTACGTGAGCACATTGGTTTAACAGTAATATCAATCACGCATGACTTGGAAGAGGCGTTGTTAGCTGACCGTGTGATTTTTATGAATGATGGTAAAAAGTATGCGGAAGGTACACCCTCGGAGATTTTTGCATTAGGTAATGAGTTAATTGAGTTTGGTCTTGATTTACCATTTGCAATGCGCATGACAAAACTTTTACAAGCTCAAGGTGTACAGCTTGTAGGACAACATATGACAGAAGAAGAGCTGGTGAATGATTTATGGACATCCAACTTCAACAAGTAG
- a CDS encoding tyrosine-type recombinase/integrase, translating into MKNPNGYGSVFKLSGKRRKPFAVRVTAGYTDTGKQKYEYLGYYEKRDQAMMALAEYNKSPFDITKAKTTFAEVYDSMMKEKYPDGPNEKERSNWNGYNASYKSAERLHHLKFIDIRKNDLQEIITASTKSHGTKRKIKVLFNQMFKYAMEQDLVTKDYSVFVDVGKNDSGTYRKPFNDVEIKALWDNVERLEFIELILVLIYTGLRPGELLEVKLEDINIKERYLRGGFKTEAGTNRLIPLNKKILPFLEKRMNAQQYLVVNSKGQQMSYHNFHYDHFKKIMEQLKLEHKPHDCRHTFATLMDNADANKLSIKRIMGHASKDITDKVYTHKDITQLLAAIDLI; encoded by the coding sequence ATGAAAAATCCAAATGGATATGGCTCTGTTTTTAAATTAAGCGGTAAACGACGAAAACCTTTTGCTGTACGCGTAACAGCTGGGTATACAGATACGGGGAAACAAAAATACGAATACTTAGGTTACTATGAAAAACGAGATCAAGCTATGATGGCACTAGCTGAATACAATAAAAGCCCGTTTGACATTACAAAGGCAAAAACAACTTTTGCAGAAGTTTATGATTCAATGATGAAAGAAAAATATCCTGATGGGCCAAATGAAAAGGAGCGTTCAAATTGGAATGGTTACAACGCTTCCTACAAAAGTGCGGAAAGGCTACACCATTTGAAGTTTATAGATATTAGAAAGAATGATTTACAAGAAATTATCACGGCTTCAACTAAATCACACGGCACAAAACGGAAAATAAAAGTTTTGTTCAATCAAATGTTTAAATATGCAATGGAACAAGATCTTGTAACAAAGGATTATTCGGTTTTTGTTGATGTCGGTAAAAATGACTCTGGTACTTATCGCAAGCCATTTAATGATGTTGAAATTAAAGCACTTTGGGACAACGTAGAACGTTTAGAATTTATTGAGCTAATATTAGTGTTAATTTATACAGGGTTGCGTCCAGGAGAGCTTTTAGAAGTTAAATTAGAGGATATAAATATTAAAGAAAGATATTTACGTGGTGGATTTAAAACGGAAGCTGGAACGAATCGTTTAATTCCACTAAATAAAAAAATACTGCCATTTCTTGAAAAACGAATGAACGCCCAACAATATTTAGTCGTAAATTCTAAAGGTCAGCAAATGTCCTATCATAACTTCCACTACGATCATTTTAAGAAAATAATGGAGCAGCTTAAATTGGAGCATAAGCCACATGATTGCCGCCATACGTTTGCAACATTAATGGATAATGCAGATGCAAATAAATTATCGATTAAGCGCATTATGGGCCATGCATCAAAAGACATCACTGATAAGGTATATACACATAAAGATATTACACAATTATTAGCTGCTATCGATTTAATTTAG
- a CDS encoding ImmA/IrrE family metallo-endopeptidase, protein MATHYTHTEDYIKTLYLKLDIKKPQELKFQSIAEQLGIHVFYWPDASQALFTGSKAFILLNEKLTPQQQWEEFCHELSHVLFHVGNQSKIPTRFIEYQEAKANIFMYHAAIPTFMLDQLHIYHLDIETVYEVEKLFNVTREFAVKRLEQYINKKLSYQYGIVSF, encoded by the coding sequence ATGGCTACACATTACACGCACACAGAAGATTACATAAAAACACTTTATTTAAAATTAGACATTAAAAAGCCACAGGAACTTAAATTTCAATCAATCGCCGAACAGCTAGGAATACACGTTTTTTACTGGCCAGACGCAAGCCAGGCGCTTTTTACAGGAAGTAAAGCGTTCATTTTACTAAATGAAAAGCTAACACCACAGCAACAATGGGAGGAATTTTGCCACGAACTTAGCCATGTTTTATTCCACGTTGGTAATCAAAGTAAGATTCCTACGAGGTTTATCGAATACCAAGAAGCCAAAGCTAACATTTTCATGTACCACGCAGCTATCCCTACCTTCATGTTAGATCAATTACATATCTATCACTTAGATATTGAAACGGTATATGAGGTAGAGAAGCTGTTCAATGTTACTCGCGAGTTTGCGGTAAAGCGTTTAGAACAATACATAAATAAAAAATTGTCATACCAATATGGAATTGTCAGTTTTTAA
- a CDS encoding energy-coupling factor transporter transmembrane component T family protein, with product MMEKMIFGRYIPGNSFVHQLDPRSKLSFVFAFIIIVFLANNVVTYALLLAFTLFVILLSRIRLYFLINGLKPVIFLMAFTLILHLIMTKEGAVLLDLGFMKIYEEGLRQGIFISVRFLVLVFITSILTLTTSPISITDGLETLLHPLKKIKLPVHELALMMSISLRFIPTLMDETDKIMKAQMARGSDLSAGPIKDRLKAVVPLLVPLFVSAFKRAEDLATAMEVRGYRGGEGRTRYRQLKWDMKDSLSLVVLLVVAVCLWMLRS from the coding sequence ATGATGGAGAAAATGATTTTTGGTCGTTACATTCCAGGTAATTCTTTTGTACATCAATTAGATCCACGCTCAAAATTGTCGTTTGTATTTGCCTTTATTATTATTGTGTTTTTAGCTAATAACGTTGTAACCTATGCACTACTGCTAGCGTTTACGTTATTTGTCATACTACTATCACGTATCCGTCTGTACTTTTTAATAAATGGATTAAAGCCAGTCATCTTTCTAATGGCATTCACCCTTATTTTACATTTAATTATGACAAAAGAAGGTGCTGTACTATTAGATTTAGGATTTATGAAAATTTATGAAGAAGGCTTACGGCAAGGTATATTTATTTCAGTACGCTTTTTAGTTTTAGTGTTTATTACATCCATTTTAACGTTAACGACATCACCTATTTCGATTACGGATGGTTTGGAGACATTATTACATCCATTGAAGAAAATAAAGCTACCGGTACATGAGTTAGCGCTTATGATGTCAATTTCATTGCGCTTCATTCCAACGTTAATGGATGAGACGGATAAAATTATGAAGGCACAAATGGCTCGAGGATCGGATTTAAGTGCGGGCCCTATAAAAGATCGTTTAAAGGCCGTTGTACCACTTTTAGTTCCGCTGTTTGTAAGTGCCTTTAAGCGAGCAGAAGATTTAGCTACAGCGATGGAAGTGCGAGGCTACCGCGGTGGTGAAGGTCGTACAAGATATCGTCAGCTAAAATGGGATATGAAGGATTCATTAAGCCTAGTTGTACTTCTTGTTGTTGCTGTTTGCTTATGGATGTTACGAAGCTAA
- the rplQ gene encoding 50S ribosomal protein L17, producing the protein MGYRKLGRTSSQRKALLRDLATDLIINERIETTEARAKETRKAVEKMITLGKRGDLHARRQAAAFIRRELVTVGEGEEEKTVFALQKLFDDIAPRYAERQGGYTRILKVGPRRGDGAPVVVIELV; encoded by the coding sequence ATGGGTTACAGAAAACTTGGTCGTACAAGTTCTCAACGTAAAGCATTATTACGTGACTTAGCTACTGATTTAATCATCAACGAGCGCATCGAAACTACTGAAGCGCGTGCTAAAGAAACTCGTAAAGCTGTTGAGAAAATGATTACTTTAGGTAAACGCGGTGATTTACATGCTCGTCGTCAAGCGGCTGCATTCATCCGTCGTGAGCTAGTAACAGTTGGAGAAGGCGAAGAAGAAAAAACTGTTTTCGCACTTCAAAAATTATTTGACGATATCGCACCACGTTATGCAGAGCGTCAAGGTGGTTACACTCGTATTCTTAAAGTAGGTCCTCGTCGTGGAGACGGCGCACCTGTAGTAGTTATCGAATTAGTTTAA
- a CDS encoding Kiwa anti-phage protein KwaB-like domain-containing protein, whose protein sequence is MSVFPKVTLEICNYFYSEGTTTTFDSELAIEISEELPSAKELNFIIHHLKVDDNNILLFSRQNRISLNKKKRIYQINSDNDFRLVNDEDFYLFNPFIICIFINNDVYVADFRNFIEIFNYKQHLKSHVDEVINVLEQESIIMNMEPFREEIKHYRHFNALTKVSKNPTEIKSYISKYKKKIQDISQKHKVKFTFNPVDENFEVEDEEGIKIIIRIISDRAGFDFGDEFITFPIKEKVEKREMSITQI, encoded by the coding sequence ATGAGTGTATTCCCAAAAGTGACGCTAGAGATATGCAATTACTTCTATAGTGAGGGGACAACAACTACTTTCGACTCCGAATTAGCTATAGAAATATCGGAAGAATTACCTTCTGCTAAAGAATTAAATTTTATTATTCATCATTTAAAAGTAGATGATAATAATATACTGCTATTTAGTAGACAAAATCGCATTTCACTTAATAAAAAGAAACGCATTTACCAAATAAATTCTGATAATGATTTCAGATTAGTGAATGACGAAGACTTCTATCTTTTTAATCCTTTTATAATTTGCATTTTTATTAATAATGATGTTTATGTTGCTGATTTCAGAAATTTTATTGAGATATTTAACTATAAACAGCATTTGAAATCTCATGTTGATGAAGTGATTAATGTTTTAGAGCAAGAAAGCATAATAATGAATATGGAACCATTTCGTGAAGAAATAAAACATTATAGACATTTCAACGCTTTAACGAAGGTAAGTAAAAATCCTACGGAAATCAAATCATATATTTCTAAATACAAGAAAAAGATTCAGGATATTTCGCAAAAACATAAAGTTAAATTTACCTTCAACCCTGTTGACGAAAACTTTGAAGTGGAAGATGAAGAAGGTATCAAAATCATCATTAGAATTATATCTGATAGAGCAGGCTTTGATTTTGGAGATGAATTTATTACCTTCCCAATTAAAGAAAAAGTAGAAAAAAGGGAAATGAGCATAACACAAATATAG
- the rplM gene encoding 50S ribosomal protein L13 produces the protein MRTTFMAKGQEVERKWLVVDAEGQTLGRLASEVAAILRGKHKPTFTPNVDTGDHVIIINAEKIELTGKKLQDKIYYRHTQFAGGLKQRTAGEMKEKYPTQMLELAIKGMLPKNSLGRQMFSKLNVYAGSEHPHAAQKPEAYELRG, from the coding sequence ATGCGCACAACTTTCATGGCTAAAGGCCAAGAAGTAGAACGTAAATGGTTAGTAGTTGACGCAGAAGGCCAAACATTAGGTCGTTTAGCTTCTGAAGTAGCTGCTATTTTACGTGGTAAACATAAACCAACTTTCACACCAAACGTTGACACAGGAGATCACGTGATCATCATCAACGCTGAAAAAATTGAGTTAACAGGTAAAAAATTACAAGATAAAATTTACTACCGTCACACTCAATTCGCTGGTGGTTTAAAACAACGTACAGCGGGTGAAATGAAAGAAAAATACCCAACTCAAATGCTTGAATTAGCAATCAAAGGTATGCTTCCAAAGAACTCTTTAGGTCGTCAAATGTTCTCTAAACTGAACGTTTACGCTGGTTCTGAGCATCCACATGCTGCACAAAAACCAGAAGCTTACGAGCTACGTGGTTAA
- the rpsI gene encoding 30S ribosomal protein S9 translates to MAQVQYIGTGRRKSSTARVRLVPGEGKIVINNRDVADYLPYETLLLIINQPLEATETKGSYDVHVNVNGGGFTGQAGAIRHGIARALLQVDPDFRPALKAAGLLTRDSRMKERKKPGLRGARRAPQFSKR, encoded by the coding sequence TTGGCACAAGTACAATACATCGGCACAGGTCGCCGTAAAAGCTCAACTGCCCGCGTACGTTTAGTACCAGGCGAAGGCAAAATCGTAATCAACAACCGTGACGTTGCTGATTACCTACCATACGAAACTTTATTATTAATCATCAACCAACCATTAGAAGCAACTGAAACTAAAGGTTCTTATGACGTACACGTAAACGTAAACGGTGGTGGTTTCACTGGTCAAGCTGGTGCAATCCGTCACGGTATCGCTCGTGCATTATTACAAGTTGATCCAGATTTCCGTCCAGCTTTAAAAGCTGCGGGTCTATTAACTCGTGATTCTCGTATGAAAGAACGTAAAAAACCAGGTTTACGCGGCGCTCGTCGTGCACCTCAGTTCTCAAAACGTTAA
- a CDS encoding energy-coupling factor ABC transporter ATP-binding protein: protein MDIQLQQVEYAYSKGTPFEKYALHHVDLMIPSGTYQAIIGHTGSGKSTILQHFNGLLKPSSGTVIIGDRTIEAGKKQKELKPIRQKVGIVFQFPEHQLFEETVLKDIMFGPMNFGVSEKDAEKRARNLIKLVGLPESVLEKSPFDLSGGQMRRVAIAGVLAMEPEVIVLDEPTAGLDPRGQKEIMDLFYDLHKSRGLTTILVTHSMEDAARYADRIAIMHEGRCVLTGEPRDIFADSEALAKYRLEPPRIVRFQQKIEQMMHKKLAKVCLTEEELAHELGQAIRKERDDQ from the coding sequence ATGGACATCCAACTTCAACAAGTAGAATACGCATATTCAAAGGGGACACCATTTGAAAAATACGCCCTTCACCATGTAGATTTAATGATTCCTAGTGGTACGTACCAGGCGATAATTGGGCATACAGGTTCGGGTAAATCAACAATACTACAGCATTTCAATGGTTTATTAAAGCCTTCAAGTGGAACTGTAATAATTGGTGACCGGACGATTGAAGCTGGGAAAAAGCAAAAAGAATTAAAACCTATTCGTCAAAAAGTAGGTATTGTGTTCCAGTTTCCAGAACATCAGTTGTTTGAAGAGACTGTTTTAAAGGATATTATGTTTGGCCCGATGAATTTTGGTGTTTCGGAAAAGGATGCAGAAAAGCGCGCGCGTAATTTAATTAAGCTTGTTGGCTTACCGGAGAGTGTATTAGAAAAGTCTCCGTTTGACCTGTCAGGTGGGCAAATGCGCCGTGTTGCAATTGCAGGCGTGCTTGCAATGGAACCGGAAGTGATTGTATTAGATGAGCCGACTGCAGGCCTAGATCCTCGCGGGCAAAAGGAAATAATGGATTTATTTTATGACTTGCATAAAAGTCGAGGATTAACAACGATTTTAGTTACACATAGTATGGAAGACGCAGCACGCTATGCAGACCGAATTGCAATTATGCATGAAGGACGCTGTGTATTAACAGGTGAACCACGTGACATTTTTGCAGATAGCGAAGCGTTAGCTAAGTACCGTTTAGAGCCACCTCGTATTGTGCGCTTCCAGCAAAAGATTGAGCAAATGATGCATAAAAAATTAGCGAAAGTGTGCTTGACGGAAGAAGAGCTTGCGCACGAATTAGGACAAGCTATAAGAAAAGAGCGTGATGACCAATGA
- a CDS encoding DNA-directed RNA polymerase subunit alpha, producing MIEIEKPKIETVEISEDAKYGKFVVEPLERGYGNTLGNSLRRILLSSLPGAAVTSIQIDGVLHEFSTVEGVVEDVASIILNVKKLALKIYSDEEKVIEIDVKGDGTVTAADITHDSDVEILNPDLYIATIAKNGHLRMRMYAQRGRGYTPADQNKREDLPIGVIPIDSIYTPVSRVNFQVENTRVGQNSDYDKLSLDVWTDGSIGPKEAISLGAKILTEHLNIFVGMTNEAQTAEIMVEKEEDQKEKVLEMTIEELDLSVRSYNCLKRAGINTVLELANKSEDDMMKVRNLGRKSLEEVKHKLEELGLGLRKED from the coding sequence ATGATCGAAATTGAAAAACCAAAGATTGAAACAGTGGAGATTAGCGAAGATGCCAAGTATGGCAAGTTTGTTGTAGAACCGCTTGAACGTGGATATGGGAACACTTTGGGTAATTCTCTACGTCGTATCCTTTTGTCTTCATTACCTGGAGCTGCTGTAACGTCAATTCAAATTGACGGCGTACTACACGAATTCTCAACTGTAGAAGGTGTTGTAGAAGATGTTGCATCAATTATCTTAAACGTGAAAAAGCTTGCTTTAAAAATCTACTCTGACGAAGAAAAAGTCATTGAGATTGATGTAAAGGGTGACGGAACGGTTACGGCTGCTGACATTACACATGACAGTGATGTAGAAATTTTAAATCCAGATCTATATATCGCAACAATCGCTAAAAACGGTCACTTACGTATGCGTATGTACGCACAACGCGGCCGTGGTTATACTCCTGCTGATCAAAACAAACGTGAGGATCTTCCTATCGGCGTGATCCCGATCGACTCTATTTACACTCCAGTTTCACGCGTCAACTTCCAAGTTGAAAACACTCGTGTTGGACAAAATTCTGACTACGACAAGTTATCACTTGATGTGTGGACAGATGGCAGCATCGGTCCAAAAGAGGCGATTTCGCTAGGAGCGAAAATTTTAACTGAGCATTTAAATATCTTCGTAGGCATGACGAACGAAGCACAAACTGCTGAAATCATGGTCGAAAAAGAAGAAGATCAAAAAGAAAAAGTATTAGAGATGACTATCGAAGAGCTTGATCTTTCTGTTCGTTCTTATAACTGCTTAAAGCGCGCTGGTATCAATACGGTATTAGAGTTAGCTAATAAGTCAGAAGACGATATGATGAAAGTACGTAACTTAGGTCGTAAGTCTTTAGAAGAAGTTAAGCATAAGTTAGAAGAGCTTGGTTTAGGATTACGTAAAGAAGACTAA
- a CDS encoding N-acetylmuramoyl-L-alanine amidase produces MISISPGHYGPKTGAYGFIDEVTEAIKVAKRVTSILRAAGITTNYIEDNVSEKQSDNIRWLIAQHNKSNRQIDVSIHFNSTAGTHSRGIGTETLIHNGKNIDTATAITDAISRGSGLKNRGVKIRPDLGLLKGTNKPCYLIEVCFVNDSVDVAIYRRDFEKICYANAEQLAKTVGKTLKPSTTSSVEDKQRQRAIALIKNAVATNVFTSPHDDVDKYSNDELFDYVLTYAERLTKK; encoded by the coding sequence ATGATTAGTATTTCTCCAGGACATTATGGACCAAAAACAGGTGCATATGGATTTATAGATGAGGTTACAGAAGCAATCAAAGTAGCAAAGCGAGTAACATCCATTTTACGTGCAGCTGGCATTACAACTAATTACATCGAGGATAATGTAAGTGAAAAGCAATCAGATAACATTCGATGGTTGATTGCTCAACATAATAAGTCTAATCGTCAAATTGACGTATCAATTCACTTTAATTCAACAGCTGGTACTCATTCTAGAGGTATCGGTACAGAAACCTTAATTCACAACGGGAAAAATATTGATACGGCAACAGCGATTACAGATGCAATTAGCAGAGGGAGTGGACTTAAAAACCGCGGCGTTAAAATTCGTCCAGACTTAGGATTATTAAAAGGCACTAATAAACCATGCTATTTAATCGAAGTCTGCTTTGTTAATGATTCAGTGGATGTAGCTATTTACCGTAGGGACTTCGAAAAGATATGCTATGCAAACGCTGAACAATTAGCGAAGACTGTTGGTAAAACGTTAAAGCCTTCCACAACTTCTTCTGTGGAGGACAAACAGCGCCAACGTGCCATCGCATTAATCAAAAATGCAGTAGCTACCAATGTATTCACATCTCCACATGATGATGTTGATAAGTATAGTAATGATGAGTTATTTGATTATGTACTAACATATGCTGAACGTTTAACTAAAAAATAA
- a CDS encoding GNAT family N-acetyltransferase: MFFYEVDAEIQLKLITPNDAEEIFSFVDRSRQYLREWLGWVDNTQTVEDTRQFAALNLKKFANQEALDTAIIYKGKFVGKISINSINWATKKAEIGYFLDESFQGDGIMTRAAKGIIDIAFNEYKLEKIEIHAAIGNTKSRNIPERLGFTYEGTIRQAEWLYDHYVDHAVYGLLVDEWLGKEE; this comes from the coding sequence GATGCAGAAATTCAATTAAAATTAATTACACCAAATGATGCAGAAGAAATCTTCTCTTTTGTAGATCGCTCACGCCAATATTTACGTGAATGGCTTGGCTGGGTAGATAATACACAAACGGTTGAAGACACGCGCCAATTTGCGGCACTCAATTTAAAAAAGTTTGCGAATCAAGAAGCATTGGATACCGCCATTATTTATAAAGGGAAATTTGTTGGTAAAATATCGATTAACTCCATTAATTGGGCGACAAAGAAAGCTGAAATCGGTTATTTTTTAGATGAGTCATTCCAAGGTGACGGCATTATGACTCGTGCAGCAAAAGGAATTATAGATATTGCATTTAATGAATACAAATTAGAAAAAATAGAAATTCACGCTGCTATCGGAAATACGAAAAGCCGCAATATTCCGGAACGATTAGGTTTTACCTATGAAGGGACAATTCGTCAGGCGGAATGGCTTTATGATCATTATGTCGATCACGCTGTTTATGGTTTATTAGTAGATGAGTGGTTAGGGAAAGAAGAATAG
- a CDS encoding lipoprotein, which yields MKKIFLLLSLTILLSGCYANENNDGFKGNNDNYKGKNLDIGVVGNELPDISNVNYRYVKLNEIFKNNNINFDALIITSDEFEEADNPKYVQFFDKVTYPVIFFGEKDFRMFAFTNENMSIENSKDNNDSFIEGFRNIDDEREGMKFYKFDENDTDVDMLVRLFNYLDNLD from the coding sequence TTGAAAAAAATTTTTTTACTTTTAAGTTTAACTATTTTATTATCTGGGTGTTATGCTAATGAAAATAATGATGGTTTTAAAGGGAATAATGATAATTATAAGGGGAAAAACTTAGATATTGGAGTAGTAGGTAATGAATTACCTGATATAAGTAACGTTAATTATAGATACGTAAAATTAAACGAAATTTTTAAAAATAATAATATTAACTTTGATGCTTTGATTATTACATCAGACGAATTTGAAGAAGCTGATAATCCAAAATATGTACAATTTTTCGATAAAGTTACTTATCCAGTAATCTTTTTTGGAGAAAAAGACTTTAGAATGTTTGCCTTTACAAATGAAAATATGTCAATTGAAAACTCTAAAGATAATAATGACAGTTTTATTGAGGGATTCAGAAATATAGATGATGAAAGAGAGGGTATGAAATTTTATAAATTTGACGAAAATGATACTGATGTAGATATGTTAGTTCGTCTTTTTAATTATTTAGATAATCTTGATTAA
- the rpsK gene encoding 30S ribosomal protein S11: MARKQQTRKRRVKKNIESGIAHIRSTFNNTIVTITDVQGNALSWSSAGALGFRGSRKSTPFAAQMAAETAAKSSMEHGLKTIEVTVKGPGSGREAAVRALQAAGLEVTAIKDVTPVPHNGCRPPKRRRV; this comes from the coding sequence ATGGCTCGTAAACAACAAACTCGTAAACGTCGTGTGAAAAAGAATATCGAATCTGGTATTGCACACATCCGTTCTACATTTAACAATACAATCGTAACGATCACAGATGTGCAAGGTAACGCATTATCTTGGTCTTCAGCTGGTGCTTTAGGTTTCCGTGGTTCACGTAAATCTACTCCATTCGCAGCTCAAATGGCTGCTGAAACAGCTGCAAAATCTTCAATGGAACATGGTTTAAAAACTATTGAAGTTACAGTTAAAGGTCCTGGTTCTGGTCGTGAAGCTGCAGTTCGTGCACTTCAAGCTGCTGGTTTAGAAGTAACTGCTATTAAAGACGTTACTCCAGTTCCTCATAACGGTTGCCGTCCGCCAAAACGTCGTCGCGTGTAA
- a CDS encoding phage holin: MKINWKVRLQHKPFLVALFALLMLLVQQVATFFGIDTTIYNEQVTDLFNTVLAILVLIGVVVDPTTTGTGDSTQALRYDKPKGDE, from the coding sequence ATGAAAATTAATTGGAAAGTAAGATTACAACACAAACCATTTCTTGTAGCGCTTTTCGCGTTACTAATGTTACTAGTACAACAAGTAGCAACGTTTTTTGGAATTGATACAACCATTTACAATGAGCAAGTTACCGACTTGTTTAACACGGTACTTGCTATTTTAGTGCTAATAGGCGTTGTGGTAGATCCAACGACAACAGGTACAGGTGATAGCACACAAGCCTTGCGATATGATAAGCCAAAGGGTGATGAATAA